The Endozoicomonas sp. 4G DNA segment CCGAAAGAGCATCAGGAGTCTGAGCAATTACAGGTTGTTATTGACCAGTTGGACTCTGTCAGAAAAGAAACGGTTGCCCGATACCTCGATGGCGACTCGGTATTAAACGGGAACAGTTACCAGTCTTATGATCAGGCGCGCAATGCTCGCCTGAACCGGATGACCCATCAGGAGCTACTGGCAGAGCTCAGGCGTCTGGAAACTGAGCATATCCGCCAGGCTGCCCGTCTTGCTGGTATCCTTCTGCCCGGGCAGGAGGAAGCCAGTGAAACCTGGGGTTTGGAGGACTCCGTCAGAAAAGGCCCGGGCTGTGCAGGAGCACGATCAGCTTATTCCTCTTATATGTCGTCTTATTATGATGATTTTCTCAGGTATCAGTCAGGGGGTTGTTTTGATGATTTTCCTCCTCCTGTACCTTATTTTTTTATGGATCCGACTCATGAGGAATACACCGTTACCATGCCAGCAGCGATTAGCGATGACGAGCCTGAAAGTTTTAAGGTCTGGGTCAGTCCGGGCAAGATGGAAATGCTTAAGCAAAAACAGAAGCTGGACAAGATGCTGATCGATGATGTGCTGAGAATGACGGGTAGCTTACCTTAAATACGACGTTTAATTTCATGAAATTTTCTTTGTAAAGAGCATGTTTTCCTGAACGATCTGTGACACTCTGGTTATTATTATCAGAGTTTTTCTGCCTGTGTCTTCAGCCACGTTAAGTGGCGGGCCATAACAGGCTTTTAGTGTCGTTTTTGTGCTATGAGCATTCAGGAGTCATACATTGCCAATCCCTGTTGAGATCTGTGTTAACAGTCTGAACCCAGACTATGTTTATCGTTCTGTTGCAGCCGCCTATGAAGGGGGAGCAGCGCGGATAGAGTTGTGCGGTGATATGTCCGTGGGAGGCATCACTCCGACGATGACAGCACTGGAGGCTGCCCGTGAGGCTTTCCGGGATCGTCGTGGTTTATTGTGCATGATTCGCCCACGGGGTGGTTATTTTTCATACGGCAATGAAGAGGTTCTGCTCATGGAGCAGCAAATCTGTGATGCGGCCAGGGCGGGCGCTGACGGTGTCGTTATTGGTACTCTTGCCCTTCCCGGCAATACCATTAATCGTGATGTCCTGGGTCAATTGGTGGATACCGCCAAGACCCGCAATCTGTCTGTGACCTTTCATCGTGCGCTGGATGCGACGCCCAATATGTTTGAAAGTCTCGATGTGCTGATTCAATACGGCGTCGATCGTATCCTCAGCAGTGGTACCACCTGGGGTTCTGCCGATGGAGCCTCCGAAGGCGTCAGGATGCTTGCGCAGCTGATGTTGAAAGCTGAAAACAAACTGGAGCTGGTGGTCGGTGGCGGGGTTAGTCCGGAGAATATCGGCAAGATCCTCCAGCAGCTGCCTGTAGAAAATCATGCAACCAGCATTCATGCTTACAGCAGCGTTCTTGAAACAGGAGAGGTATCGGTAGAGAGAGTCCGTTCCCTCTGTTCAGCGGTAGAATCTTTTCATTAGCTTCACATAGCTTTTATGGCTTCTTCCATCTCAGTCCGAATATTGTCGGACTGAGTGCCAAAAATGGCCTGCATATTCTGACCCACCACTACCACTGCAGTGGCCCCCAGTTGTTTAATGGCTTCCTGGTCAACGTGATCGGGGTTGTTAACGGTGACTCTTAAACGAGTGATGCAGGCATCCAGATTCTTGATATTTCCTTTACCTCCAAAAGCAAGGATAAGGTTTCTGGCAAGGTTGCTGGATACCACGACTTTGGCCGCCAGTTCCGTTTCAGTTTCACGGCCGGGGGTTTTCAGGTCCAGCAGCGTGATCATGACCCTGAAGATTCCATAATAGAGAACGGCATACATGAGCCCCAGACCAATAATCCAGGCCGGTTTGGTAGCAATGCCGTAATAAAGGAGGTAGTCGATCAGGCCGTTGGAAAATGACATGGCCATCTTGATATCAAGGTAATTGGTGATGGCGTAGGCCAGTCCAGCCAGCAGGGCGTGAATGACATAGAGTATCGGAGCGACAAACAGGAATGAGAATTCTATAGGTTCTGTGATGCCTGTGAGCACCGAAGTGAGAGCGGCGGAAAGCATAAGGCCAGCCACTTTGTGTTTATTTTCGGGCCTGGCGCAATGCCACATGGCAATGGCGGCAGCAGGCAAGCCAAACATTTTGAAAAGGTAGCCGCCAGCCAGAAATCCAGCGGTGGGATCGCCAGCAAAGAAGCGTGCGATGTCGCCTGTATAAACCTGACCTGAGGGACCAATAAACTCACCCATCTCCATATGAAAGGGGACATTCCAGATATGATGCAGGCCAAACGGAATCAGGGCACGCTCAACCACTCCATAGACAAAGCCTGCCATGACCGGGTTTTCTGTCACTGACCATTGTGAGAAGGTGTCAATAGCCTCTTGTATGGGTGGCCAGATAAAGCTGAGGAGAATACCGAGAAAGATCGACCCGATGGCTGTGACGATGGGAACAAAACGCTTGCCTGCAAAGAAGCCCAGATAATCCGGAAGTTTGATCTTGTAGAAGCGATTGAACATCCATGACGCCAGAATGCCCACAATAATCCCACCAAAAACACCCGTATCAATGGTGTTTACGCCCAGAATGGAACTGGGTTCAACCCCCAGCTCTGTGGCCATGACGCCCATGGTGCCCAGCATGACCACGTAGCCGACGGTGGCTGCTAATGAGGAAACACCGTCGTTATCCGTGAGGCCAATGGCCGTACCAATGGCGAAGATAAGAGGCAGGTTTCCAAACACCATTCCGCCAGCCTGGGCCATGATGCTGGAGACGATTTCCGGAATAATACTGAAGCCGGCACTGCCTACGCCCAGCAATATACCGGCAACGGGTAAAACCGCCACGGGCAACATCAGTGCCCGACCTATCTGCTGAAGTGTGCCGAATGCAGATTTAACCATTGGAGATACTCCGAAGAGAAGATTTTAGTCTTGGGGTAAACGGAAGGTTTGTGAATGTAAGGAAGGATAGACTAAATAGCCCTGAGCGTAAAAGCAGCGGTGTTTGCTGGCATAAAAGCTTTTGCCGCCAGAAGCAGCAAAAGCCGGGCAGAGTCCCACTCAGCCTTGGAGCCTGACCGAGAATGGCGCCTGTAGCGAGGACGGCAGAAAATTGAGGATAAAAACTCGGTTCTAGCTATTTGACGAACAAAAGCGGATTTTCAGACCAATTTGCTGTCGCCGTACGACTGCATGGATGCAGGAGCTAGAGCAACGCAGGAGCAGTTGCCGGTAGGGCAGCTATTCTCGGTCAGGCTCCCAGGGACTGTTGAGTAACGAAATCGTAAGCAGTCAGTTCGACGCCACGCTCGGTCAGCGCTTGTTTTAGTGATTCAGAGTTAAGAATTTCTGTTTCCCTGACACGCTCAATGCAGTATGAACTCATCCGGTTCAGGGCAGGGTCGATGAAGGCTGGATGACACATAAGTTCCAGAATGCAGTTCTGGCCTCGTTCGGCGATTTCTTGGTCGACGATCTCAAGCAGCATTGCTTCACTGACATCACCGTAAAACGCATCGCTGAAACGGTATTTGAACTTACCCACCTTGGAAATTTCTCTGGAGTCCACCGTTCGAAACGGGATGCCGAGTTCTGCGGCGATTTTTTTTACCACAGGATAGGCCCCTGGGTGGCCGTAACAATGGTGATGGCCGTCGAGGTGAGTTGGTTTTAAACCCTGGGAGAGGAAGCGACCGATCTGGGCACGGAACTCTCTTTCCACTTCTTCAGGGCAGATATTTTCATTGCCATAAAAATCAGTCTGGGAGTGAAACCGGCCAGTTTCATCGGTCAGTGTTTTCAGGTTATCACACAGGGATTGACCGGCTGTGAGACGAAGATGAACACCAATTTTCAGACCTGGGTTCGCCCTGGCCAGTTCAACGGCATGGGCTTCTCCCGGCATCCCTACCATCATGGTGGTAGAGCGAACGATACCTTTTTGATAGGCATCGATGATGCCATAGTTGACCCCGTCGCACAGGCCGAAGTCGTCGGCGTTGGCAATCAGTTTCATGAATTCTCTCGTAAAAGCAGCGGGTGAAAATAGTTGGTAAAAACACTGTTAACTTCCCGGTAAGTGTACCGGGAAGTGTGCCACTTTGTCGCTCTGAATTATTTTTTCAGGTCAAACTGTGGCAGGTAGTCAGCATTCTGTTCCAGAATGTCGTCCAGAATAGACTTGGCAATTCTGGCGCTGGGGATTAGCGGGTTAGCCGTCAACGCTTGCAGTGCTTTGCGGTAGTCGCCATGAACAGCGGCCTCAACCGCCAGAGATTCATAGGACTTCACTGCGCGAGCAAGACCAATCTGGTTTTCAGCCAGTTCGCCCATGGCTATTGGATGGGCACCGCCGCTGTCAATCACAGAGCTGATCTCAACAACACAGTCGTCAGGCATATTGCTGATAGCACCGTTGTTCACGGTGTTGACCACATTGATCATGCCAGTGTCGTTGTACAGGGAGTCAACCAGATTCAGGGATACGTCTGAGTAGTAGGCGCCACCGCGTTTTTCCAGTTGAGGTGGTTTGATGTCCAAGTCAGGATCACGGTAAAGCTCGAAGAGTTCTTCTTCCGTCTTCATGACCTGTTCGGCGCGGGTGCCTTCAGACTTGGCCGCTTCCAGCTCTTCTGCCAGCATTTCATCCTGCATGTAGAAGTAACGGTGGTAAGGGCAGGGGATTACGCCCAGCCCGCGGAGGAAGTCGGGATCCCAGGGCGACTCGTGGATATTGTTCATATTCATGTGAGCGCCGTCGCACAGTTTTTCAATCATATCACCGGTAATAACTTTGCCATCAAGGCGGATATCACTCATCCAAACCAGGTGATTGAGACCGGCAAACGTGGTCTTGATACGATCAAAATCGACATTGAACGCTTTGGCAACATCATGGTGCATGTGAATGGGCACATTACACAGACCCAGAGCTTTGACTCTGGTGTATTTGCTGATGGCCTCGGTCACCATGCCGGCAGGATTAGTGAAGTTAATCAGCCAGGCTTCTGGAGCTAGCTCTTCAATATCACGACAGATGTCGAGCAGTACAGGAATGGTTCTGAGTGCTTTAGCAAAACCGCCGGGCCCGGTGGTTTCCTGACCTAGAACATTGTACTTGAGGGGAATGCGCTCATCACGGGCACGGGCTGCCAGTCCACCGACACGCAGCTGAGTCATGATAAAGTTAGCATCTTTGATCGCTTCACGACGATCCAGTGTGGCTTTGACGGTGATATCAAGGCCTGCTTTGGCTACCATGCGCTGGGCCAGACTGGTAACGGTCTCCAGTTTCTCGCGACCAGCGTCAATATCCATAAGGTCGATCTGAGTTACAGGCAGGCGGTCGACTCTTTTGATTACCCCTTCAATCAGTTCCGGAGTATAACTACTACCACCACCAATGACGGCGAGTTTTAGCTTTTTCATCGGGATACCTTCACTTCCAAATGGTGTCATGACCTGCCTGATACCTGTCCTCTTTGAGAGGCTGTGGCAGGTTTCTGGTTGTAAAACGTTTTTGTCTGAATCCGGACAAAAACTAATTGAGCTTCCTTACCGACTGTCTCAGGCGCAGCTCCCCATCAAAATGAGTGCTTTCCGGCCTGCTGAAACCCTCCTCCCTGAGTTGGCTCATTAACAGTGTTCCGGCGACGCTGGCCATCTCAGGCATTGGGAAATGCAGGGCTGTGACATGAGGCGTGAGAAATGTACACAGATCCACACTGTCATAACTGATCAGGGAAACGTCTTCGGGCACACGGATGTTGTTTTCACGAAAGGCGTCCATACAACCTGCCGCCATCTCTTCGCTGCAGGCGTATACGGCGGTAAACGGTTTACCGGTCGAGAGCAGCTGTCTGACACCTTCGTATCCGGCTTTTCTCGTATAGTTGCCTTCGGTGACCAGATCTTCATCCAGCGTAATATTGTGTCGGCTCAGGGCATTGGCGTAGCCCTGAAAACGTTCTTTGGCTTTGGGTTTAGTGAGCTTGCCAGCCAGACAGGCAATGCGGGTGTGGCCATTTTTGAGAAGCACTTCTACGGCTCTGTCGCTGGCTTTGACGTGATCAAAGGTGATGCAGCGGTCGGCCAGGGCGTCGACATAACGATCCAGAAGTACAAAGGGGGGAGCCGTTTGTGCAATGGCAATCAGTTCATCATCACTCAGGTAGCGAGCGTGCAATAACAGGCCGTCGACTCGCATATTGATCAGGTGATCAATGGCGGCGCGCTCACTTTCAGCATGGTACTTACCCTGGGTGACGATCATCACTTTACCGGCAGCGTCTACAACCTGCTGGACTTCGGCCATCAGGTCACCAAAAAAACCACCCCGGAAAGATGAGATCATCAAGCCGATGGTATTGGTGGTGTTGCTGGCCAGAGACTGGGCGACCGGGTTTGGGCGATACTTCAGCTCGTCCATGGCGGACTTCACTCGCAGACGAGTGGCTTCCGTTACCTGCCCGGTGTTGTTCAGTACTCTGGATACCGTCGCCCGGGATACTTTTGCTCGCTCTGCGACGTCTTTTATGGTGGCCATTGTTACTTTTGATCAACTTTTTTGTGAAGCGTAATCAACTCCTGAACCATTTCCTGGGCCAGCATGGAAGTCATCAAGTGATCCTGGGCATGAACCATTATCAGGGTCATTGGGTCTTTGCCTTCGCCCTGATCTTGTTCGATCAGTTGTGTCTGGACCCTGTGAGCGCCTTTTGCGGCTTCCTGGGCGTGAGCCATCATCTCTTCGGCTCCTTCATAGTCCCCGGCTTTTGCTTTGGACAAGGCTTCGTAAGCACAGCTGCGGGCCTGGCCAGAGTTGATGATGATCTCCATTACGGCGGACTCTAGATCCATGGTCTTACTCCTGTCGGGTATGCAAGGTCACAGTAAAAATAGTTACGAAGCTCAGTCTACACTGTGTGTTCGCAGATGTAACCGGTTACTGAAACCGGTTACATTATGGTTGACCTAAGTCAAAAAACCAAGTTGCCCAGCATTGGCAGCGAATGCTAAAGAACATGCAGCCTTTGGTGAACTCGGTACTTTCGAAAAAAATAGGTGTAAACCGAAGTTTATTGATATAAGTCAATGTTTTGGTAGTGGCAAATACGTACTATGAAGTCACTCGGGTCAGCCAAGAAAAATAACAAACAGCGCCAGAGTGCAAAGGATATAAAAAAGAGAAGCAGGAGCCATTCATAGCCAGTCGATCGAATACCCGGGTTTGAGGGGACCCAGGGTATTTTTTTTGTCGTGAAAAATTGTTTCTTACGCCCATGGCTGTTTAATATGGAACCATGGGGTTGTATCCCGTGAGGCTCAAGACGTTTCCATACTTTCATAAAGTTTTTTTCAGGGCTCATATCATGCAGATACTGATTACCGGGGGAACAGGGTTCATTGGTCGACGGCTGGTGGCGAGGCTTTTGTCAAAAGGGCATCGACTGACTGTTTTGAGCAGGCGGGATGCTGAGGATGTACACCGTCTGCTGAGTAATGAAGTTAAGTCTGTAAAGTCACTATCGGCAGTCAATCCTGCCGTGGCTTTCGATGCCATTATCAACCTGGCGGGTGAGGGGGTGATGGATGAACGCTGGACATCCTTCAGAAAAAGCCAGCTGCTCAATAGCCGGATTACCCTGACTTCAGAACTGGTTGACCTGATTGAGCGCATGGAAAACCGCCCCCGCTGTCTGATCAGTGGCTCGGCCATCGGGTTTTATGGCGGCAGGGATGATGCTGTCCGTCTGGACGAGTCTTCCGGGGCAGGGAATGATTTTGCTGCCGACCTTTGTCTACGCTGGGAGCAGGCCGCCAGACGTGCAGAGGGTTTGGGAGCGCGGGTTTGTACGGTCAGAACCGGTGTCGTCTTGCACCCTGAAGGAGGTGCATTGCATAAAATGATGCTTCCTTTCCGTTTGGGGGCTGGTGGACCGCTGGGTTCTGGTAAACAGATGATGTCGTGGATTCACATGGAAGATATGGTGAATACGCTGATCTTCTTATTGGAAAATGACTCTGCCAAAGGTGTTTTTAATGCAACCGCTCCCGAAGCTGTCAGCAATAAGGATTTTGCGGTAGCACTGGCTGGTGTTCTTAACCGTCCCGCCCTCCTGAAAATGCCAGCTATGGTGCTGAAGTGTCTGTTGGGAGAGTCTTCTGAAATGGTATTGAAAGGCCAGAATGTTTACCCCGAACGGCTGTTGGCTGAAGGCTATCAATTCACCCATCCACAATTGCAACCGGCACTGACTCAGTTGATCAATGCCGTCTAATTCTTCGTAATGTAACTACTATTCGTAATGTAACTATTAAAGGCTACGAGTAGCAGGGTATTTTTCTATTTCCTAATGATGGAAAAACGTTCAGAGTAACAGTCATGACAGGTCGACTCTGTTTAACTTCACTGGATGGATGAAAAAGAGCAGAGTAACTCTAAAAGTGAAACGGTGCAGTGGCTCTGATGGAGAAGAAATTCTGCATAATACGGATTATAAAAAACATGCCTCAGGCACTGAAAATACAGAATTTACGAAAACAATACGACAATGGTTTTGAAGCCCTGAAAGGGATTGAACTCTCTGTTGAAGAAGGTGATTTTTACGCTCTGCTGGGTCCTAACGGTGCTGGCAAGTCAACCTCTATCGGTATCATTTCATCACTGGTTCGCAAAAGCTCAGGCAAGGTTTCAGTATTCGGGCACGATATTGATACCGATCTTGTCAAGGCCAAGCGGATGCTGGGAGTGGTTCCCCAGGAATTCAACTTTAACCAGTTTGAAAAAGTTGAAGATATCATCGTAACCCAGGCTGGTTATTACGGCATACCTGCCAAAGAGGCTCGTAAGCGTGCTGAGCATTATCTCAGGCAGCTGGGCCTGTGGGATAAACGACACAGTGTCTCAAGAATGTTGTCCGGCGGTATGAAACGCCGTTTGATGATTGTCAGGGCTCTGATTCATCAGCCAAAGCTACTGATTCTTGATGAGCCTACTGCCGGTGTTGATATTGAACTGCGTCGCTCGCTCTGGGACTTTCTCAGAGAGATTAATGAGCAGGGCACCACGATTATCCTGACCACGCACTATCTGGAAGAAGCGGAGCAGCTCTGCCGTCATGTCGGCATCATTGATAGTGGTGAGATTGTCGAGAATACCAGCACCAAGGCACTGCTGAGCAAGCTTCAGCAAGAGAGCTTTGTACTGGATCTGAACGAGCCGATTGCAGACCTGCCAACCTTTGCGGGTTATAACGTCAAGAAGTTGGATAACCACAGTATCGAAGTTGAGGTTGGCAAGCATCAGGGGGTTAATGACCTGTTCCGGCAACTGAGTGAATATCGTATTGAAGTGGCCAGCATGAGAAACAAGTCCAACCGGCTGGAAGAGTTGTTTGTTAATCTGACTTCTGATAGCAGGGGCGTCGAGGCTTCGGGACAAACTAAAGACAGTGCAGTTGAAAAGGGGAGAAGCGCACAGTGAGTGAATGGAAGTATAATCTGGTTGCGTTTAATACCATCTTCAGTAAAGAAATTCGTCGTTTCATGCGCATCTGGCCGCAGACTCTGTTGCCACCGGCGATCACCATGTCCCTGTATTTCGTTATTTTTGGTGCTGTGATTGGCTCCCGGGTGGGCGAAATGGGCGGCTTTGACTATATGACCTTTGTCGTACCCGGTCTGGTTATGATGGCGGTGATCACCAATAGCTTCAGTAATGTCGCCTCCAGCTTTTTCAGCAACAAGTTTCAGAAAAGTGTTGAAGAGTTGCTGGTATCACCCGTACCAAACTGGGTCATTCTGGCCGGGTACACCATGGGTGGTGTGGTCAGGGGGCTCTATGTCGGTATTCTGGTGATGCTGCTGGGCGCTTTCTTCGTGGAGCTTCAGGTTCATCATATTTTTATTACCCTGCTGGCCGTTTTTCTGACGGCAACGCTGTTTGCCCTGGGTGGTTTTATCAATGCTGTGTTTGCCAGAAAGTTTGACGATGTGGCCATCATCCCGACCTTTGTGTTGACGCCACTCACTTATCTGGGCGGTGTCTTCTATTCAGTAGACGTACTTCCTGAGCCATTCCGATCCATCTCTCTGTTGAACCCTATCCTCTATCAGGTGAATGCTTTCCGTTATGGCATCCTGGGTCAGGACAGTGGTATCAGTATTGGCTGGGCTTTTGTTGTGATGGTTCTGGCTATTGTCATCATGGCGGCATGGGCGCTTCATCTTCTGCGAGTAGGTAAAGGCCTGCGAAACTGAAGCTGTGGCAGTCTTCGCTACATCTGCGTATGATTCCACGGCCACAATTCAGGGTGCAAAACCGTTCAGTTTGTCTGAGGAAGCTGATTGAAGTCGTCTGGTCGGATTATGGGACTGACAGGATTGGTTGAGAGTGAAATTATGAGTGAATTAGTGAATGCTTCCCCACTGGGGAAAAACAGTGAATACCAGGCGAAGTATAACCCGGAGCTGTTGTTTCCCATTCCCCGCAGGGAGAAACAGTTGGAGTTAGGGCTGGATCCGGAAAACCTGCCTTTCAAAGGGAGTGATGTCTGGTTTGGCTATGAGTTGTCCTGGCTCGATGCCAAGGGTAAGCCGCTGGCAATGATCGGTCGCTTTGAGCTTCCCTGCGATTCTCCCAGCCTGATTGAATCCAAGTCTTTCAAGCTCTACCTGAATTCATTTAATCAGACTCAGTTTGATTCTGTGGCACAGGTTCAGGCGGTCATGGCAAAGGATCTCAGTCGGGCGGCAGGTGCACCGGTTAAAGTAAAGCTGATGACGATTGCACACATGGAGGCTTTCGGATTTAAAGCGGCTCCCGGTATCGGAGTCGATGAGTTGGATGTAGCCATTGATTGCTATGACTACACACCCGATCTATTGCAAAAGGCTGAAGGCGTCCGGGAAGAAATCCTTCACTCTCATCTGTTAAAGTCCAACTGTCCTGTCACCGGGCAGCCAGACTGGGGGACCGTGGTTGTGCAATATAAAGGTGAAGCCATTAGCCA contains these protein-coding regions:
- a CDS encoding ABC transporter ATP-binding protein: MPQALKIQNLRKQYDNGFEALKGIELSVEEGDFYALLGPNGAGKSTSIGIISSLVRKSSGKVSVFGHDIDTDLVKAKRMLGVVPQEFNFNQFEKVEDIIVTQAGYYGIPAKEARKRAEHYLRQLGLWDKRHSVSRMLSGGMKRRLMIVRALIHQPKLLILDEPTAGVDIELRRSLWDFLREINEQGTTIILTTHYLEEAEQLCRHVGIIDSGEIVENTSTKALLSKLQQESFVLDLNEPIADLPTFAGYNVKKLDNHSIEVEVGKHQGVNDLFRQLSEYRIEVASMRNKSNRLEELFVNLTSDSRGVEASGQTKDSAVEKGRSAQ
- the chbG gene encoding chitin disaccharide deacetylase, whose translation is MKLIANADDFGLCDGVNYGIIDAYQKGIVRSTTMMVGMPGEAHAVELARANPGLKIGVHLRLTAGQSLCDNLKTLTDETGRFHSQTDFYGNENICPEEVEREFRAQIGRFLSQGLKPTHLDGHHHCYGHPGAYPVVKKIAAELGIPFRTVDSREISKVGKFKYRFSDAFYGDVSEAMLLEIVDQEIAERGQNCILELMCHPAFIDPALNRMSSYCIERVRETEILNSESLKQALTERGVELTAYDFVTQQSLGA
- a CDS encoding 6-phospho-beta-glucosidase, with product MKKLKLAVIGGGSSYTPELIEGVIKRVDRLPVTQIDLMDIDAGREKLETVTSLAQRMVAKAGLDITVKATLDRREAIKDANFIMTQLRVGGLAARARDERIPLKYNVLGQETTGPGGFAKALRTIPVLLDICRDIEELAPEAWLINFTNPAGMVTEAISKYTRVKALGLCNVPIHMHHDVAKAFNVDFDRIKTTFAGLNHLVWMSDIRLDGKVITGDMIEKLCDGAHMNMNNIHESPWDPDFLRGLGVIPCPYHRYFYMQDEMLAEELEAAKSEGTRAEQVMKTEEELFELYRDPDLDIKPPQLEKRGGAYYSDVSLNLVDSLYNDTGMINVVNTVNNGAISNMPDDCVVEISSVIDSGGAHPIAMGELAENQIGLARAVKSYESLAVEAAVHGDYRKALQALTANPLIPSARIAKSILDDILEQNADYLPQFDLKK
- a CDS encoding copper homeostasis protein CutC, which gives rise to MPIPVEICVNSLNPDYVYRSVAAAYEGGAARIELCGDMSVGGITPTMTALEAAREAFRDRRGLLCMIRPRGGYFSYGNEEVLLMEQQICDAARAGADGVVIGTLALPGNTINRDVLGQLVDTAKTRNLSVTFHRALDATPNMFESLDVLIQYGVDRILSSGTTWGSADGASEGVRMLAQLMLKAENKLELVVGGGVSPENIGKILQQLPVENHATSIHAYSSVLETGEVSVERVRSLCSAVESFH
- a CDS encoding ABC transporter permease encodes the protein MSEWKYNLVAFNTIFSKEIRRFMRIWPQTLLPPAITMSLYFVIFGAVIGSRVGEMGGFDYMTFVVPGLVMMAVITNSFSNVASSFFSNKFQKSVEELLVSPVPNWVILAGYTMGGVVRGLYVGILVMLLGAFFVELQVHHIFITLLAVFLTATLFALGGFINAVFARKFDDVAIIPTFVLTPLTYLGGVFYSVDVLPEPFRSISLLNPILYQVNAFRYGILGQDSGISIGWAFVVMVLAIVIMAAWALHLLRVGKGLRN
- the ptsG gene encoding PTS glucose transporter subunit IIBC, whose protein sequence is MVKSAFGTLQQIGRALMLPVAVLPVAGILLGVGSAGFSIIPEIVSSIMAQAGGMVFGNLPLIFAIGTAIGLTDNDGVSSLAATVGYVVMLGTMGVMATELGVEPSSILGVNTIDTGVFGGIIVGILASWMFNRFYKIKLPDYLGFFAGKRFVPIVTAIGSIFLGILLSFIWPPIQEAIDTFSQWSVTENPVMAGFVYGVVERALIPFGLHHIWNVPFHMEMGEFIGPSGQVYTGDIARFFAGDPTAGFLAGGYLFKMFGLPAAAIAMWHCARPENKHKVAGLMLSAALTSVLTGITEPIEFSFLFVAPILYVIHALLAGLAYAITNYLDIKMAMSFSNGLIDYLLYYGIATKPAWIIGLGLMYAVLYYGIFRVMITLLDLKTPGRETETELAAKVVVSSNLARNLILAFGGKGNIKNLDACITRLRVTVNNPDHVDQEAIKQLGATAVVVVGQNMQAIFGTQSDNIRTEMEEAIKAM
- a CDS encoding TIGR01777 family oxidoreductase — protein: MQILITGGTGFIGRRLVARLLSKGHRLTVLSRRDAEDVHRLLSNEVKSVKSLSAVNPAVAFDAIINLAGEGVMDERWTSFRKSQLLNSRITLTSELVDLIERMENRPRCLISGSAIGFYGGRDDAVRLDESSGAGNDFAADLCLRWEQAARRAEGLGARVCTVRTGVVLHPEGGALHKMMLPFRLGAGGPLGSGKQMMSWIHMEDMVNTLIFLLENDSAKGVFNATAPEAVSNKDFAVALAGVLNRPALLKMPAMVLKCLLGESSEMVLKGQNVYPERLLAEGYQFTHPQLQPALTQLINAV
- a CDS encoding LacI family DNA-binding transcriptional regulator, producing MATIKDVAERAKVSRATVSRVLNNTGQVTEATRLRVKSAMDELKYRPNPVAQSLASNTTNTIGLMISSFRGGFFGDLMAEVQQVVDAAGKVMIVTQGKYHAESERAAIDHLINMRVDGLLLHARYLSDDELIAIAQTAPPFVLLDRYVDALADRCITFDHVKASDRAVEVLLKNGHTRIACLAGKLTKPKAKERFQGYANALSRHNITLDEDLVTEGNYTRKAGYEGVRQLLSTGKPFTAVYACSEEMAAGCMDAFRENNIRVPEDVSLISYDSVDLCTFLTPHVTALHFPMPEMASVAGTLLMSQLREEGFSRPESTHFDGELRLRQSVRKLN
- a CDS encoding PTS lactose/cellobiose transporter subunit IIA, translated to MDLESAVMEIIINSGQARSCAYEALSKAKAGDYEGAEEMMAHAQEAAKGAHRVQTQLIEQDQGEGKDPMTLIMVHAQDHLMTSMLAQEMVQELITLHKKVDQK
- the queF gene encoding NADPH-dependent 7-cyano-7-deazaguanine reductase QueF (Catalyzes the NADPH-dependent reduction of 7-cyano-7-deazaguanine (preQ0) to 7-aminomethyl-7-deazaguanine (preQ1) in queuosine biosynthesis), producing the protein MSELVNASPLGKNSEYQAKYNPELLFPIPRREKQLELGLDPENLPFKGSDVWFGYELSWLDAKGKPLAMIGRFELPCDSPSLIESKSFKLYLNSFNQTQFDSVAQVQAVMAKDLSRAAGAPVKVKLMTIAHMEAFGFKAAPGIGVDELDVAIDCYDYTPDLLQKAEGVREEILHSHLLKSNCPVTGQPDWGTVVVQYKGEAISHESFLRFICSFRGHQEFHEQCVERVFTEIQSRFKMESLTVYARYVRRGGLDINPWRSTEQAGQDDGRLIRQ